In Papaver somniferum cultivar HN1 chromosome 1, ASM357369v1, whole genome shotgun sequence, a genomic segment contains:
- the LOC113274637 gene encoding uncharacterized protein LOC113274637, whose translation MLAVERWEWDMICNELGPVHGLNGNEDIVDFFVGFTVRKYYQVQVQEEPVGDFNNYLWKKNVPPKISYMLWAYFHDSLPTFAMLSHKRIEVQNENCLFCNNEIETADYMLLHCDFAFKVWSKFIEGFNIAWVAPVSVLHQFDSWKLKILQGRRKEIWWKVIYAVTCHMWKEMNSRNHGGRAKDVEELCLVMRQIILLSLSETTVFKDMSVKKKNLIGTLS comes from the coding sequence ATGTTAGCAGTTGAACGATGGGAGTGGGATATGATATGCAATGAGTTAGGTCCAGTGCATGGCCTGAATGGAAATGAAGATATAGTAGATTTTTTTGTGGGTTTTACTGTCAGGAAATATTATCAAGTGCAGGTGCAGGAAGAGCCAGTTGGTGACTTTAATAACTATCTTTGGAAGAAGAATGTTCCACCAAAAATAAGCTATATGTTATGGGCTTATTTCCATGATTCACTACCTACTTTTGCTATGTTAAGCCATAAAAGAATTGAGGTGCAGAATGAGAACTGTTTGTTTTGTAACAATGAGATTGAAACTGCAGATTACATGTTGTTGCATTGTGATTTTGCGTTTAAGGTTTGGTCTAAATTCATTGAGGGTTTCAACATTGCTTGGGTGGCGCCAGTTTCAGTGTTACATCAATTTGATTCTTGGAAGCTTAAAATTTTACAAGGCAGGAGAAAGGAAATTTGGTGGAAAGTTATATATGCAGTCACTTGtcacatgtggaaggaaatgaATTCTAGAAATCATGGAGGGAGAGCTAAGGATGTGGAGGAACTCTGTTTAGTTATGAGACAAATTATACTTCTTTCGTTATCAGAAACCACAGTGTTTAAAGATAtgtctgtaaaaaaaaaaaatttaattggaACACTGTCTTAA